The following coding sequences are from one Luteolibacter yonseiensis window:
- a CDS encoding ABC transporter permease has protein sequence MSSTASNRNATIPHGADSGSRTRELPVRTYSPEPLLGHPLTLVKNIAKDLMAGRELAWRLFVRDLSAQYRQTFFGYIWAFLPPLVASMTFIFLDSQGIVKVDTGGVPYPAFAMMGTLLWQVFVDSITSSPAALGGAKSMLTKINFPREAILMAGLYMVLFNFMIRMVLLSAVMIYWNVTPSATVMFFPVAMAALMTAGFAIGLTLTPISGFYGDVTRAIPMAASFGMLLTPVVYPARTEGIAGWLAVWNPISPLIISARQSLTGHELTHLPAFFLILICALVVSFVGLVGFRIAMPHLIARMGG, from the coding sequence ATGTCATCGACTGCATCTAATAGAAATGCGACCATCCCGCATGGCGCGGATTCCGGTTCCCGGACACGCGAGCTTCCGGTGAGGACCTATTCACCGGAGCCGCTTCTGGGGCACCCGTTGACACTTGTCAAAAACATCGCCAAGGACCTGATGGCGGGAAGGGAGCTCGCCTGGCGCTTGTTCGTCCGGGATCTGAGCGCGCAATACCGGCAGACGTTCTTTGGGTATATCTGGGCCTTCCTGCCGCCGTTGGTGGCGTCCATGACCTTCATCTTCCTGGACTCCCAGGGCATCGTGAAAGTCGATACCGGAGGCGTTCCTTACCCCGCTTTCGCGATGATGGGGACGCTTCTGTGGCAGGTTTTCGTGGATTCCATCACGAGTTCTCCCGCCGCCTTGGGAGGGGCGAAAAGCATGCTGACAAAGATCAATTTCCCACGCGAAGCGATCCTGATGGCGGGTCTCTACATGGTTCTCTTCAATTTCATGATCCGGATGGTTCTGCTTTCGGCCGTCATGATCTATTGGAATGTGACCCCGTCGGCGACCGTGATGTTCTTTCCCGTGGCCATGGCCGCGTTGATGACCGCGGGCTTTGCCATCGGCCTCACGCTCACCCCCATCTCCGGATTTTATGGTGACGTCACACGCGCCATTCCCATGGCGGCATCGTTCGGCATGTTGCTGACCCCGGTGGTCTATCCCGCCCGTACCGAGGGAATCGCCGGCTGGCTGGCCGTCTGGAACCCCATCTCGCCGCTGATCATCAGTGCGAGGCAGAGCCTGACGGGACACGAGCTCACCCATCTGCCCGCGTTTTTCCTGATTTTAATCTGTGCTCTGGTTGTCTCCTTTGTTGGTCTCGTGGGTTTCCGGATCGCGATGCCACACCTCATCGCGCGTATGGGAGGTTAA
- a CDS encoding polysaccharide ABC transporter ATP-binding protein, with protein MEVHHPNEAQANEVLIRVEGVSKKFCRDLKKSLWYGTKDVLSELNPFEKTSSGSAPDLRPGEFWANKDVTFELRRGECLGLIGRNGAGKTTLLKILNGLIKPDFGHIEMRGRVGAMIALGAGFNPVLSGRENIYVNGSILGLTKEEIDSKVDDIIEFSEIGDFIDAPVQSYSSGMQVRLGFAVATTLEPDILILDEVLAVGDASFRNKCYKRVSSLRKNAAVIFVSHTMEQVGRICDQVLMLKKGQVHYIGNVADGVRAYEAENEDENSGDDSFLSFSPPINGFEIRNITESLRSGQSLTFEILIEALELVPRYTIRVMFYNASGGFAADGNLEMSDEESVLQPGGNRVNVELSSVPLKAGKYHFALNLIDPAGELVVWSYKQHVVRVTDSHPAAISDCQIPIKASK; from the coding sequence ATGGAAGTTCACCACCCAAACGAAGCCCAAGCGAACGAAGTTCTCATCAGGGTTGAAGGCGTATCCAAAAAGTTTTGCCGGGATCTGAAAAAGTCCCTGTGGTATGGTACGAAAGACGTTCTTTCCGAACTAAATCCCTTCGAGAAAACATCGTCAGGCTCCGCACCCGATCTTCGCCCGGGAGAGTTCTGGGCCAACAAGGATGTAACATTCGAACTGCGCCGGGGAGAATGTCTGGGGCTTATCGGGCGCAACGGTGCCGGAAAGACGACCCTCCTGAAGATTTTAAACGGATTGATAAAGCCGGACTTCGGACACATTGAAATGAGAGGCAGGGTCGGGGCGATGATCGCACTCGGTGCCGGCTTCAATCCGGTCCTGTCAGGTAGGGAAAATATATATGTGAACGGCTCCATTCTCGGTCTGACAAAGGAAGAGATTGATTCGAAAGTTGATGATATCATCGAGTTTTCCGAGATCGGCGATTTTATTGACGCGCCCGTCCAGAGTTATTCGTCGGGCATGCAGGTGCGCCTCGGATTCGCTGTGGCAACGACTCTGGAGCCGGATATATTGATTCTGGACGAGGTTCTTGCGGTTGGTGACGCGTCCTTCCGAAACAAATGTTACAAGAGGGTCAGCTCTCTTCGTAAAAACGCTGCGGTCATTTTCGTGTCTCACACCATGGAACAAGTCGGACGGATCTGTGACCAGGTCCTCATGCTGAAAAAAGGACAGGTTCACTATATCGGAAATGTTGCCGACGGGGTCCGCGCCTACGAAGCGGAGAACGAGGACGAAAACTCAGGTGATGATTCATTCCTCTCATTCTCACCTCCAATCAACGGTTTTGAAATCCGGAATATTACCGAGTCCTTGCGTTCTGGACAAAGTTTGACGTTCGAAATTTTAATCGAAGCGCTGGAACTGGTTCCTCGGTATACGATCCGTGTGATGTTTTACAATGCCTCGGGCGGTTTTGCTGCAGATGGTAATCTGGAGATGTCCGACGAGGAATCTGTGCTGCAGCCCGGTGGAAATCGGGTCAACGTGGAGCTTTCGTCCGTGCCGTTGAAGGCTGGGAAATACCATTTCGCGCTCAATCTGATCGATCCTGCAGGAGAGCTGGTCGTTTGGTCCTACAAGCAACACGTGGTGAGGGTGACGGATTCTCATCCCGCCGCGATTTCTGACTGCCAGATTCCGATCAAGGCTTCGAAATAA
- a CDS encoding cytidylyltransferase domain-containing protein, whose translation MIIKAIVPVRAGSQRVKNKNIKPFAGSSLLELKIRELQACAHISEVVVNSDSDEMLELAANCGARPEKRDPYFASATVPMNEVYEYLAKTTDADVIVHAPATSPLITSATFDELITQFLGLDPAEYDSLNTVHDVKEFLWLGNAPLNFGIEAIPHSQDLPDVLAFNWAAGIMHRENLIRRKAIVGLKPYLHKLSHEEAFDIDTPEQFEFAEYLLRKRKMDQETTLSPQ comes from the coding sequence ATGATCATCAAAGCAATTGTTCCGGTTCGTGCCGGTTCACAACGGGTAAAGAACAAGAATATCAAACCTTTCGCGGGTTCAAGCCTTCTTGAACTTAAGATCCGTGAACTCCAAGCGTGTGCTCACATCAGCGAGGTGGTTGTCAATTCCGACAGCGACGAGATGCTCGAACTGGCGGCGAACTGCGGAGCGAGACCTGAGAAGAGGGATCCCTATTTCGCAAGTGCCACGGTCCCCATGAATGAGGTTTACGAATACCTCGCGAAAACGACGGACGCTGATGTGATCGTGCACGCTCCCGCCACAAGTCCGTTGATCACCAGTGCCACGTTTGATGAGTTGATCACGCAGTTTCTTGGCCTTGATCCTGCTGAATATGATTCGCTCAATACAGTGCACGACGTGAAGGAATTTCTTTGGCTTGGGAATGCTCCGTTGAATTTTGGAATTGAAGCGATTCCCCATTCGCAAGATCTGCCTGACGTCTTGGCGTTCAACTGGGCTGCTGGAATTATGCACAGAGAGAATCTCATCCGCCGCAAGGCGATAGTCGGCCTGAAGCCCTATCTTCATAAACTCAGTCACGAGGAAGCGTTCGATATAGACACTCCGGAGCAGTTCGAATTCGCAGAATATCTGCTCCGCAAGCGGAAAATGGATCAGGAAACAACTCTTAGCCCCCAATGA
- a CDS encoding inositol monophosphatase family protein: protein MNILDSIYEEVLKHLPQILSLRNQRVQKDDGSFVTEGDLLVQRLVMDLIQQQEPGLVLLSEEMPLLPADWLTGRILVVDPIDGTENFTSGLPEWGVALCLYENGEHLDSLLFCPEMGLKVRHGDRSAIEYSRIAGISSSLTREDLLRLEPGYEYRIMGCCVYNMINVLRGAYATFENPKGAWIWDILGALNIARKAGLNVTVNEQPYEGRFLEPNRKYRFKISR, encoded by the coding sequence ATGAACATTCTGGATTCCATCTACGAGGAGGTCCTCAAGCATCTCCCGCAGATCCTCTCCCTGCGGAACCAGCGCGTCCAAAAAGACGATGGCTCGTTCGTCACCGAGGGCGACCTGCTCGTGCAACGTCTGGTGATGGACCTGATCCAACAACAGGAACCGGGCCTCGTGTTGCTTTCGGAGGAAATGCCGCTGCTTCCAGCTGATTGGTTGACCGGTCGAATACTGGTGGTAGATCCGATCGATGGAACTGAGAATTTCACTTCGGGTTTGCCCGAATGGGGCGTCGCACTTTGCCTCTACGAGAATGGCGAACACCTTGATTCTCTCCTCTTCTGCCCTGAAATGGGATTGAAAGTCCGTCATGGCGACAGGAGCGCGATCGAGTATTCACGGATCGCTGGAATCTCTTCCTCCCTCACGAGGGAAGATCTGTTGCGCTTGGAACCCGGTTACGAATACAGGATAATGGGTTGCTGCGTGTATAACATGATCAACGTCCTGCGTGGTGCCTACGCCACCTTTGAGAATCCCAAAGGTGCCTGGATATGGGATATTCTCGGGGCTCTGAACATCGCCCGCAAAGCTGGTCTTAATGTCACTGTGAACGAACAACCTTATGAAGGAAGATTCTTGGAACCTAATCGAAAGTATCGCTTCAAGATTTCGCGGTAA